From Acropora muricata isolate sample 2 chromosome 14, ASM3666990v1, whole genome shotgun sequence, one genomic window encodes:
- the LOC136898577 gene encoding uncharacterized protein, producing MADKRRVLFNILAGILISKTWGQETVRLVEGPDYNEGRVEVYYSGAWGAVCGAEWDLVDAAVVCHSLGYSGVSSFQRNVTFKPENGTMWMSEVQCTGNETSLTNCTHSEWGRSACAENQAAGVSCFEKATPRFITSSLDTITLAFHVPAMKNAPYALEIWSNTTKRWQNTRCRTTTVKDSCILTNLTTSITVTDLSPGRTYFVRFTSSSQWRSEVSQAMKTKKLGTPIEPRVVSKSSNYIVLKWTSSNSVLTNYTVEMRCCQEMTWVEAHCTENLVGQGCTVSDTTATLIGLNSESEYHFRVYAEHRNWKSDVSFPIKAMTTTKATEEDVSQDKIWIIPLKPGCVMSEIGQMMSLLCSTPYQASTVYEWSKEEQILSNKSENGLLNVTISSSEDFGLYTCHAISSSGVTSYNISLCQRAVGIAAAVTDPFNRTAVAVITACFICFAVFIVVLILLKMARLHRKKKKQARELNSGREEMAMLHYRQKSSKTPNNNEDDGE from the exons ATGGCTGACAAAAGAAGGGTCCTCTTTAATATATTAGCAG GAATTCTGATATCAAAGACATGGGGTCAGGAAACCG TTCGATTAGTAGAAGGACCAGATTACAACGAGGGCCGAGTTGAAGTGTACTACTCTGGAGCATGGGGAGCAGTTTGCGGTGCAGAATGGGATTTAGTCGACGCTGCTGTTGTTTGCCATTCCTTGGGTTACAGTGGAGTCTCTTCATTTCAAAGGAATGTCACCTTTAAGCCAGAGAATGGAACAATGTGGATGAGTGAGGTGCAGTGCACTGGAAATGAAACGTCTCTTACTAACTGCACTCACTCGGAGTGGGGAAGAAGCGCATGCGCAGAGAATCAAGCCGCTGGGGTCAGCTGCTTTGAAAAAG CAACACCGCGATTTATTACAAGTAGTTTGGACACTATAACCCTGGCATTTCATGTTCCGGCAATGAAAAATGCTCCATACGCGTTAGAAATATGGTCAAATACGACGAAAAGATGGCAAAACACAAGATGCCGAACAACTACTGTCAAAGACTCGTGTATTTTAACGAATCTGACTACAAGTATAACTGTTACCGACTTGAGTCCGGGGCGTACTTACTTTGTCAGGTTTACCTCCTCTTCTCAATGGAGAAGCGAAGTGTCACAGGCGATGAAAACCAAGAAACTAG GTACACCTATTGAACCACGCGTGGTCTCCAAGTCCAGCAATTATATTGTGTTAAAATGGACGTCTTCCAACTCAGTCCTTACAAACTACACAGTAGAAATGAGATGCTGTCAGGAAATGACTTGGGTAGAAGCGCACTGTACGGAAAATCTGGTTGGTCAGGGCTGTACAGTAAGCGATACAACAGCTACCTTGATTGGTCTAAATTCAGAGAGTGAATATCACTTCAGAGTGTACGCAGAGCATAGAAATTGGAAGAGTGACGTTAGTTTCCCAATCAAGGCAATGACGACTACGAAAGCAACAGAAGAGG aTGTTTCACAGGATAAAATTTGGATTATTCCACTTAAACCGGGATGCGTAATGTCAGAAATAGGTCAGATGATGAGTCTACTTTGCAGTACACCTTATCAAGCCTCAACTGTTTACGAGTGGTCCAAAGAAGAACAAATACTTTCTAATAAGAGCGAAAATGGACTTTTGAATGTCACAATTTCTTCATCGGAAGACTTTGGTTTATACACATGTCATGCCATCTCATCTTCTGGTGTCACTTCATACAACATCAGTTTATGTCAAAGGGCTGTCGGCATAGCAGCAGCAGTCACAG ACCCCTTTAACCGCACAGCTGTCGCTGTCATCACAGCTTGTTTTATTTGCTTCGCAGTATTTATCGTTGTTCTGATCCTACTTAAAATGGCGCGACTCcatcgaaagaaaaagaaacaagccCGTGAACTAAATTCTGGCCGAGAAGAGATGGCCATGCTGCACTACAGACAAAAGTCGTCGAAAACCCCTAACAACAACGAGGATGACGGTGAATAG